A window from Pseudomonas sp. Tri1 encodes these proteins:
- a CDS encoding isochorismate lyase, translating into MQAPPPLQPSECAGMEDIRREVDALDQAIIKLLGKRLGYVQAASKFKTSATSVQAPERFKTMLGTRREWAEAEGLNPDIIEKMYSDLVTHFIAEEMKQWTAHQSDT; encoded by the coding sequence ATGCAAGCCCCCCCTCCGTTACAACCCTCGGAATGCGCAGGCATGGAGGACATCCGGCGCGAAGTCGATGCCCTCGACCAGGCCATTATCAAGCTGTTGGGCAAGCGCCTTGGCTACGTGCAGGCGGCCTCGAAATTCAAGACCTCGGCGACGTCGGTGCAGGCCCCGGAGCGTTTCAAGACCATGCTCGGGACACGGCGCGAGTGGGCTGAGGCCGAAGGCCTGAACCCGGATATCATCGAGAAGATGTACAGCGACCTGGTGACTCACTTCATTGCTGAAGAGATGAAGCAGTGGACGGCTCATCAATCCGACACCTGA
- the xylG gene encoding D-xylose ABC transporter ATP-binding protein, protein MSDYLLQMNGIVKTFGGVKALNGIDIKVRPGECVGLCGENGAGKSTLMKVLSAVYPYGTWDGEILWDGQPLKAQSISETEAAGIVIIHQELTLVPDLSVAENIFMGHELTLPGGRMNYPAMIHRAEALMRELKVPDMNVSLPVSQYGGGYQQLVEIAKALNKQARLLILDEPSSALTRSEIEVLLDIIRDLKAKGVACVYISHKLDEVAAVCDTISVIRDGKHIATTAMTEMDIPKIITQMVGREMSNLYPTEPHDIGEVIFEARHFTCYDVDNPKRKRVDDISFVLKRGEILGIAGLVGAGRTELVSALFGAYPGRYEGEVWLNGQQIDTRTPLKSIRAGLCMVPEDRKRQGIIPDLGVGQNITLAVLDNYSKMTRIDAEAELGSIDKEISRMHLKTASPFLPITSLSGGNQQKAVLAKMLLTKPRVLILDEPTRGVDVGAKYEIYKLMGALAAEGVSIIMVSSELAEVLGVSDRVLVIGEGQLRGDFINHELTQEQVLAAALSQPDGHNNNDRKSA, encoded by the coding sequence ATGTCCGACTACCTGTTGCAAATGAACGGCATCGTCAAAACCTTCGGCGGTGTCAAAGCCCTGAATGGCATCGACATCAAGGTCCGGCCGGGGGAATGCGTCGGCCTGTGCGGCGAGAACGGCGCTGGCAAATCGACGCTGATGAAAGTTCTCTCGGCGGTCTATCCCTACGGCACCTGGGACGGTGAAATCCTCTGGGACGGCCAGCCGCTCAAGGCGCAGTCCATCAGCGAAACCGAAGCCGCCGGGATCGTCATCATTCACCAGGAATTGACCTTGGTCCCCGACCTGTCGGTGGCCGAAAACATCTTCATGGGCCACGAGCTGACGCTGCCCGGCGGTCGCATGAACTACCCGGCGATGATCCATCGCGCCGAAGCCCTGATGCGTGAACTCAAAGTGCCGGACATGAACGTCTCGCTACCGGTTTCCCAGTACGGCGGTGGTTACCAGCAACTGGTGGAAATCGCCAAGGCGCTGAACAAGCAAGCACGGCTGCTGATCCTCGACGAGCCCTCCTCGGCCCTGACCCGCTCGGAAATCGAGGTGCTGCTGGACATCATCCGCGACCTCAAGGCCAAAGGCGTTGCCTGCGTCTACATCTCCCACAAGCTCGATGAAGTGGCGGCCGTGTGCGACACCATTTCGGTGATCCGCGATGGCAAACACATCGCCACCACCGCCATGACCGAGATGGATATTCCGAAGATCATCACCCAGATGGTCGGACGGGAAATGAGCAACCTCTACCCCACCGAACCCCATGACATCGGCGAGGTGATATTCGAGGCGCGCCACTTCACCTGCTACGACGTCGACAACCCCAAGCGCAAACGGGTCGACGACATTTCGTTCGTGCTCAAGCGCGGGGAAATCCTTGGCATTGCCGGGCTGGTCGGCGCCGGTCGCACGGAACTGGTATCGGCGCTGTTCGGCGCCTACCCCGGCCGCTACGAAGGCGAAGTCTGGCTCAACGGCCAACAAATCGACACGCGCACGCCGCTCAAGTCGATCCGCGCCGGCCTGTGCATGGTTCCTGAAGACCGCAAGCGACAAGGCATCATTCCCGACCTGGGGGTGGGCCAGAACATCACCCTGGCCGTGCTGGACAACTACTCGAAAATGACCCGCATCGACGCCGAAGCCGAACTGGGCAGCATCGACAAGGAAATCTCGCGCATGCACCTCAAGACCGCGAGCCCGTTCTTGCCGATCACCAGCCTTTCCGGCGGCAACCAGCAAAAAGCCGTGCTGGCGAAGATGCTGCTGACCAAACCCCGCGTGCTGATTCTCGATGAGCCCACCCGCGGCGTGGATGTCGGCGCCAAATATGAAATCTACAAGCTGATGGGCGCGCTGGCGGCCGAAGGCGTGTCGATCATCATGGTCTCCTCGGAACTGGCCGAAGTGCTGGGGGTATCCGACCGCGTGCTGGTGATCGGCGAAGGCCAGTTGCGCGGCGACTTCATCAACCACGAACTCACCCAGGAACAGGTGCTCGCCGCCGCACTCAGCCAGCCCGATGGCCATAACAATAATGATCGGAAGTCCGCGTAG
- a CDS encoding cysteine hydrolase family protein yields the protein MHALLILDMQVGLFHGPEKPWAGEALLNTLNGLLIKARKAGAPIFLARHVGPPGSPIEPGSPLTQLVPELLLEGAEVIFEKSRPNAFAMTDLANRLKACGAEGVVITGMKTQYCVDSTCRAARDLGFDAVLIADGHTCADTSDLKADLIVAHHNTTLAGPFCRVVYAQEWYF from the coding sequence ATGCATGCTCTGTTGATTCTCGATATGCAGGTTGGGCTGTTTCATGGCCCGGAAAAACCCTGGGCCGGCGAAGCGCTGCTCAACACGCTAAATGGCCTGTTGATCAAGGCTCGCAAAGCCGGCGCACCGATTTTCCTGGCGCGCCACGTCGGCCCACCCGGCTCGCCCATCGAGCCGGGAAGTCCTTTGACGCAACTGGTGCCAGAGCTGTTGTTGGAAGGCGCCGAGGTCATCTTCGAAAAAAGTCGGCCCAATGCTTTTGCCATGACAGACCTGGCCAATCGATTGAAGGCCTGTGGCGCCGAAGGGGTGGTTATCACTGGAATGAAGACCCAGTATTGTGTCGACAGCACCTGCCGCGCGGCCCGGGACCTGGGCTTTGATGCCGTGTTGATCGCCGACGGCCATACTTGCGCCGACACTTCTGACTTGAAGGCGGACCTGATCGTCGCCCATCACAACACAACCCTGGCAGGCCCCTTCTGCCGAGTTGTCTACGCTCAAGAGTGGTACTTTTAA
- a CDS encoding sugar ABC transporter permease, translating to MNQVKQLFSRYKMLALVIAVAVIWLFFSWQTDGGFVTPRNLSNLLRQMSITGILACGMVLVIISGEIDLSVGSLLGLLGGLAAILDVVYHIPLLANLSLVALCGLVIGLGNGYMTAYLRIPSFIVGLGGMLAFRGILLGVTGGTTIAPVSPELVYVGQGYLPHTVGTGLGILLFALTLFLTWKQRRNRALHGLAAHSLVRDVLRVVLIGAVLAGFVYTLNSYDGIPVPVLLLLVLLGVFSYVTSQTVFGRRVYSVGSNMEATRLSGINVQAVKLWIFGIMGVMCALAGMVNTARLAAGSPSAGNMGELDAIAACFIGGTSMRGGSGTVYGALLGALVITSLDNGMSMLDVDSYWQMIVKGSILVLAVWVDVSTRTGRR from the coding sequence ATGAATCAGGTCAAACAACTTTTCAGCCGCTATAAAATGCTCGCCCTGGTGATCGCCGTGGCGGTGATCTGGCTGTTCTTCAGCTGGCAGACCGACGGCGGGTTCGTGACCCCGCGCAACCTCTCCAACCTGCTGCGGCAGATGTCCATCACCGGAATCCTCGCCTGCGGCATGGTGCTGGTGATCATCAGCGGCGAGATCGATCTGTCGGTGGGTTCATTGCTGGGGCTGCTCGGTGGCCTGGCGGCGATTCTCGACGTGGTCTATCACATTCCGTTGCTGGCGAACCTGAGCCTGGTCGCCTTGTGCGGTTTGGTGATTGGCTTGGGCAACGGCTACATGACCGCCTACCTGCGCATCCCATCGTTCATTGTCGGCCTGGGCGGCATGCTCGCCTTTCGCGGCATCCTACTGGGGGTGACTGGCGGCACCACCATTGCCCCGGTGTCACCGGAGCTGGTCTACGTCGGCCAAGGTTACTTGCCACATACAGTCGGGACCGGGCTCGGCATCCTGCTGTTCGCCCTGACCCTGTTCCTGACCTGGAAACAGCGGCGCAATCGGGCCCTGCATGGCCTGGCGGCGCACTCACTGGTGCGTGACGTATTGCGCGTGGTGTTGATCGGCGCGGTGCTGGCCGGGTTCGTCTATACCCTCAACAGCTACGACGGCATCCCGGTGCCGGTGCTGCTCTTGTTGGTCCTGCTGGGGGTGTTCAGCTACGTCACCAGCCAGACCGTGTTCGGCCGCCGCGTCTACTCGGTGGGCAGCAACATGGAAGCCACGCGCCTGTCGGGCATCAACGTGCAAGCGGTGAAACTGTGGATCTTCGGCATCATGGGCGTGATGTGCGCCCTCGCTGGCATGGTCAACACCGCACGCCTGGCCGCTGGCTCGCCCTCGGCCGGCAACATGGGCGAACTCGACGCCATCGCCGCCTGTTTCATCGGCGGCACCTCCATGCGTGGCGGCTCCGGCACCGTCTACGGCGCCCTCCTCGGCGCGCTGGTCATCACCAGCCTGGACAACGGCATGTCCATGCTCGACGTCGACAGTTATTGGCAGATGATCGTCAAGGGCAGCATCCTGGTGTTGGCGGTTTGGGTGGATGTGAGTACCCGGACGGGACGGCGTTGA
- a CDS encoding epoxide hydrolase family protein: MLIKPFSIDIPEHALEDLRHRLRNTRLPEPLAGQGWNEGMDMDVLGELLAYWSTTFDWRAQETALNRLPQFVADIGEQQVHFIHQRGVGSNPMPLILTHGWPGSFIEMQRIIPLLTDPARHGGDPADAFDVVVPSLPGYSFSTPFKQPGMGPYEVAGLWSELMTGLGYERFGAQGGDIGAGISSWLGVRFPERVTGIHLNYIPGSYRPPLGETEPALTEAETTFLQRAAAFADAEGAYGHIQRTKPQSLAVGLNDSPAGLLAWMGEKILSWCDTHPAIDHDWLLTNVTLYWLTNCIGSSFRQYVEGSKRPLLFNSGERVKPPVGVALFPKELPMPPRSWVERCCDVKRWTVMPRGGHFAALEQPQLLAEDIRAFFRNCR, translated from the coding sequence ATGCTCATCAAACCTTTCTCCATCGACATCCCCGAACACGCCCTTGAAGACCTGCGGCATCGCCTGAGGAACACCCGGCTGCCGGAGCCCTTGGCCGGGCAAGGTTGGAACGAGGGCATGGACATGGACGTGCTGGGGGAGCTTCTCGCCTATTGGTCGACTACGTTCGATTGGCGCGCCCAGGAAACGGCGCTCAATCGCTTGCCGCAATTTGTCGCCGACATCGGCGAGCAGCAGGTCCACTTCATTCATCAGCGAGGCGTCGGGTCGAATCCGATGCCGCTGATCCTCACTCACGGCTGGCCCGGCTCGTTCATCGAGATGCAGCGCATCATCCCGCTGCTGACGGATCCCGCCAGGCATGGCGGCGACCCTGCGGATGCCTTCGATGTGGTGGTGCCGTCGCTACCCGGCTACAGCTTTTCCACACCGTTCAAGCAACCTGGCATGGGACCTTATGAAGTGGCCGGTTTGTGGAGTGAGCTGATGACGGGGCTCGGTTATGAACGGTTCGGTGCCCAGGGCGGGGACATCGGCGCGGGCATATCGAGCTGGCTGGGCGTACGGTTTCCCGAGCGAGTGACGGGCATTCACCTCAATTACATCCCCGGCTCCTATCGCCCTCCCCTTGGCGAAACCGAGCCAGCGCTGACCGAGGCGGAAACGACCTTCCTGCAACGCGCTGCTGCATTTGCCGATGCCGAAGGTGCCTATGGGCACATCCAGCGAACCAAACCGCAGAGCCTGGCGGTGGGCCTGAATGACTCGCCGGCGGGGCTGCTGGCATGGATGGGGGAAAAGATCCTGTCCTGGTGCGATACCCACCCCGCCATCGATCATGACTGGCTGCTGACCAATGTGACGTTGTACTGGCTGACGAACTGCATCGGCTCGTCGTTTCGCCAATATGTGGAAGGTAGCAAGCGGCCGTTGCTGTTCAACAGCGGCGAGCGGGTGAAGCCGCCGGTTGGGGTGGCGTTGTTTCCCAAGGAACTGCCCATGCCGCCAAGGAGTTGGGTGGAACGCTGCTGCGACGTGAAGCGCTGGACCGTGATGCCCCGGGGTGGTCACTTTGCGGCGTTGGAACAGCCGCAGTTGTTGGCGGAGGATATCAGGGCGTTTTTTCGCAATTGTCGCTAG
- the xylF gene encoding D-xylose ABC transporter substrate-binding protein — translation MKKIQRTLLAGALALLSLPVMADAAHPKIGFSIDDLRLERWSRDRDYFVAAAEKLDAKVFVQSADANEQKQISQIENLISRGVDVIVIVPFNATVLTNAVAEAKKAGIKVVSYDRLILNADIDAYISFDNEKVGEMQASGVLKAAPKGNYFLLGGAPTDNNAKVLREGQMKVLQPAIDKGDIKIVGQQWVKEWNPTEALSIVENALTRNDNKIDGIVASNDATAGGAIQALAAQKMAGKVPISGQDADLAAVKRVIDGTQTMTVYKPLKLIASEAAKLSVQLARNEKPSFSSQYDNGSKKVDTILLTPTPLTKDNIDLLEKDGFYTKAQIAGQ, via the coding sequence ATGAAAAAAATACAACGCACATTACTTGCCGGCGCCCTGGCCCTGCTCTCGCTTCCGGTCATGGCCGACGCGGCCCACCCCAAGATCGGTTTTTCCATCGATGACCTGCGTCTGGAGCGCTGGTCGCGGGATCGCGACTACTTCGTCGCGGCGGCGGAAAAACTCGACGCCAAGGTCTTCGTGCAGTCGGCCGACGCTAACGAGCAGAAGCAGATATCCCAGATCGAAAACCTCATTTCCCGCGGCGTCGACGTGATCGTCATCGTGCCGTTCAACGCCACCGTACTGACCAACGCCGTCGCTGAAGCCAAGAAGGCCGGGATCAAGGTGGTGTCCTATGACCGCCTGATCCTCAATGCCGACATCGACGCCTACATCTCCTTCGATAACGAAAAAGTCGGCGAGATGCAGGCCAGCGGCGTGCTCAAGGCCGCGCCCAAGGGCAATTACTTCCTGCTCGGTGGTGCCCCCACGGACAACAACGCCAAGGTCCTGCGCGAAGGCCAGATGAAGGTGCTGCAACCGGCCATCGACAAGGGTGACATCAAGATTGTCGGCCAGCAGTGGGTGAAGGAGTGGAACCCTACCGAAGCCCTGAGCATCGTGGAAAACGCCCTGACCCGCAACGACAACAAAATCGATGGCATCGTCGCCTCCAACGACGCCACCGCCGGCGGCGCGATCCAGGCCCTGGCCGCGCAGAAAATGGCCGGCAAGGTACCGATCTCCGGCCAGGACGCCGACCTGGCAGCGGTCAAGCGGGTGATCGATGGCACCCAGACCATGACCGTCTACAAGCCGCTGAAACTGATCGCCTCCGAAGCCGCCAAGCTCTCGGTGCAACTGGCGCGGAACGAGAAACCCAGCTTCAGTTCGCAATACGACAATGGCAGCAAAAAAGTCGACACCATCCTGCTCACGCCGACACCGCTGACCAAGGACAACATCGACCTGCTGGAAAAGGACGGGTTCTACACCAAGGCGCAGATCGCCGGGCAGTGA
- a CDS encoding LysE family translocator — protein MVSYGLFLILATLTVLSPGPGVVLTISNALRHGWSGALPGIFGIAAGAFIVAGICASSLGLVLAASATAFTVLKYIGALYLLYLGIKMWRTQRFIPELNATSPRPWRRFIEALSIQLLNPKAGFFFLAVFPQFIKPAGDYYSQFFLLVSSYSLLVVLVHSGYALTAQVARGWLSTSKGARIAGKLSGITFMGFGVLMASASK, from the coding sequence ATGGTCAGTTACGGACTTTTTCTGATTCTGGCGACCCTGACGGTGCTCAGCCCAGGCCCGGGTGTGGTGCTGACGATTTCCAATGCCTTGCGTCATGGCTGGAGCGGTGCGCTGCCGGGTATCTTCGGGATCGCCGCGGGCGCTTTTATCGTGGCGGGTATTTGCGCCAGTAGCCTGGGGTTGGTCCTGGCCGCCTCGGCGACGGCCTTCACGGTGCTCAAGTACATCGGGGCGCTGTACTTGTTGTACCTGGGCATCAAGATGTGGCGCACCCAGCGTTTCATTCCCGAACTCAACGCCACGTCGCCGCGTCCATGGCGGCGATTTATCGAAGCGTTGTCAATTCAGTTGTTGAACCCCAAGGCGGGTTTCTTCTTCCTGGCTGTCTTTCCCCAGTTCATCAAGCCGGCGGGTGACTACTACAGCCAGTTTTTCTTGCTGGTGTCGTCTTACAGTTTGCTCGTCGTATTGGTGCATTCCGGTTATGCCCTGACGGCCCAAGTCGCAAGAGGCTGGCTCTCCACGAGCAAGGGCGCGAGGATTGCTGGCAAGCTGTCGGGGATCACGTTCATGGGTTTCGGCGTGCTGATGGCCTCTGCCAGCAAGTGA
- the gcvA gene encoding transcriptional regulator GcvA, with the protein MIANLPPLNAVRAFAAAARHQSFSRAAEELHVSHSAVSRHIKLLEERLGVLLFERRTRQSVLTPAGQTFYEQVSAALTQIANAAAALTRGASQRKVSINVRPSFAVRWLIPRLPEFMALHPDIKPEVLTRTQPPDQSGETFDVVIRRGHSGWSPDVQPQPLLEDDLLLVAAPSLLHGVPLDSVHDLARHTLLSGRTRSSDWQTWAKHAGIKRLSNQPTLQFDHMHLVLQAAVDGLGVALCPASLLGKDLLTGRLSCPLPTLRLPLTRYYYGVSPDAAAETQVFVDWMFSQIRQDGTAVASTGLITDRAS; encoded by the coding sequence ATGATTGCCAACCTCCCCCCATTGAACGCCGTCCGTGCCTTCGCCGCTGCCGCTCGCCACCAGAGTTTCAGCCGCGCAGCCGAAGAACTGCACGTCAGCCACAGCGCCGTCAGCCGGCACATCAAGCTGCTTGAAGAACGCTTGGGGGTGTTGCTGTTCGAGCGCCGAACCCGCCAGTCCGTGCTCACGCCCGCGGGGCAAACCTTTTACGAACAGGTCAGCGCGGCACTGACCCAGATCGCCAACGCCGCTGCCGCCCTGACTCGCGGTGCTTCCCAGCGCAAGGTGAGCATCAACGTGCGCCCCTCCTTTGCGGTGCGCTGGCTGATCCCACGGTTACCTGAGTTCATGGCACTCCATCCGGACATCAAGCCCGAAGTGCTCACCCGCACACAGCCGCCGGATCAATCAGGCGAAACGTTCGACGTGGTCATCCGCCGCGGACATTCCGGCTGGTCGCCCGATGTCCAACCCCAGCCCCTGCTGGAAGACGACCTGCTGCTGGTCGCCGCCCCGTCACTGCTGCATGGCGTGCCGCTGGACAGTGTCCACGATCTGGCCCGGCACACGCTGTTGTCAGGCAGAACCCGTAGCAGCGATTGGCAGACGTGGGCAAAGCACGCCGGCATCAAACGATTGAGCAACCAGCCAACCCTGCAGTTCGATCACATGCATCTGGTGCTGCAAGCCGCTGTCGACGGTTTGGGCGTGGCCTTGTGTCCGGCATCGCTGCTGGGCAAAGACTTGTTGACCGGACGCCTGAGCTGTCCACTGCCAACCTTGCGCCTGCCGTTGACCCGCTACTACTACGGTGTTTCCCCGGACGCCGCGGCCGAAACGCAGGTCTTTGTCGATTGGATGTTCTCTCAAATTCGGCAGGATGGGACGGCCGTTGCTTCAACAGGCTTGATAACGGATCGCGCGAGCTGA
- a CDS encoding formate dehydrogenase subunit delta, protein MSSESLIKMANQIAQYFASEPDHTLAVNGVRQHMKSFWTPGMRRELMAWQTTHPDAVLHPLVLAALTESQVSA, encoded by the coding sequence ATGAGTTCTGAAAGCCTGATCAAGATGGCCAACCAGATCGCGCAGTACTTCGCCAGCGAACCGGACCACACACTGGCCGTCAATGGGGTACGGCAGCATATGAAGAGCTTCTGGACGCCGGGCATGCGCCGCGAGTTGATGGCTTGGCAGACAACACACCCTGACGCGGTCCTGCACCCACTGGTGCTGGCGGCGCTGACAGAGTCGCAAGTGAGTGCCTAG